The region GGGCTTTTAAACAGTGTGGAGGCTTTGACAGCTTCCAGGGAGGCGCATGACTGCCGGAGGGAGGCGGGCCGCTCCGGGTCACATGAGAGTCAGCAGCGGCCGCAGCGCGGTGTGACCGACCGACGGCTGCAGCTTCCCGGGATGGATGAGGGCAGTTTAACCGGAGAGCCACCACCAGTCTGACAGGTATGTTTAAAGGGGAGCCTGAGCTGCAGTCTTCCGGGTGAAAAacatctgattttgtttttggttctaACGGGGAAGTGAAGTCAGGAGCGCGCCGCGGCTGGGGTTTCCATTATCGGACAGCCGcgctttttgttcatttctgccGCAACATTTCCGACAGAGTGGCCAAATCAACACAGAGGAGAGGTGAGATTTTAGTTTCAAAGCGAAGTGAACCCGAGCAGGCTGGAGGACTCTCTTTCCTGTAAATGTTGAACAGCAGCTGTGATTGAAAGGCGGGTGAAAACACCAACCACACCCGGGACTGAACAAACCACCGAGAAAAAGGTGAGAGTCATAAAAACACTGTGATAAATACATCATGTGatcagctgaatttattttCCAGTAATAATCTAAATGTGAATCTTCAGCTGAATGAAGCAcatgactgctgtgtgtgtgtgtgtgtgtctcccctGTATTGCATTacctttttcattatttatgtcCTTTTTTCTGCCAACATCAGGCCTGATCTGAAGATCTCAGGACAAAGGGGCCCCTCATTGGCTCATAATTGGGCTAAAAAAGTGCATTGCTGCCTGTTCATGTGACAAACTCGCTGCTCAGCTGATGTGTTCTCATGTTTTTATGGATTCAGACATCcaataatgcttttttttttttattgctttgaaCATAACTGGAGCagctcactcattcattcatgattTGCTGGCTAACTTTTCGTCACATGACGGTGAAGCGTGAAGTTTAACTGGTGATTGACACTCGGACATCTTATTCTCTgagctgtggaggagctgatCCTCTTTATTTCCATCCCGAGGTGTCGGTGGGATAACTGTGGTTCAGCTGAGCCGCTCAGTGGGTGAacacttgaaatgaaatgatttctcTCAGATtcctgttttaaaaagaaagaaaaagatcgaTGGTCAAATATAAATAGCTTCATCTTGTCTCTGTGGCTGCTGAGTCGATTCAGCGGTCCACGTGAAATCTTTTCATGCATGTAGAAGTTATGTTGTCGAGTGAGGAGTCTGTTGACTGActttcatcagaaaaaaatgatgtgTGAAAAGTGAACGCTCACTAAGCTGAAGCTTGTTTGTATTTCAACAGGAACTTTATCTGTCAGGCCAAAGGTGAAAGGTCAAGGATCAAAATGACACCGAATACCAGAGAAGGTCAAAGTGTGATTTTGGGTTTGTTGTATATAAAGTGAGATTTATTCTCATTatgttgtgatgatgatgtttttgttttgctgtcccAAAGCAGCCATGACGTCCAAGTCAACCCTCCTGAAGGTGATCCTCCTGGGCGACGGCGGCGTTGGCAAGTCGTCCCTCATGAACCGCTTCGTCACCAACAAGTTTGACTCGCACCTCTTCCACACCATCGGCGTGGAGTTCCTGAACAAGGAGCTGGAGGTGGACGGGCAGCACGTCACCCTGCAGATCTGGGACACGGCGGGTCAGGAACGCTTCCGCAGCCTCCGCACGCCGTTCTACCGCGGCTCGGACTGCTGCCTGCTCACCTTCAGCCTGGACGACGGACAGAGCTTCAGCAACCTGGACAACTGGAAGAAGGAGTTCACCTACTACGCCGACGTGAAGGACCCCGACAACTTCCCTTTTGTGGTTCTGGGCAACAAACTGGACGCCCCTGAGCGACAGGTGTCCGGGGAGGATGTGAGGCAGTGGTGCCACAAGAACGGCGGACAGCCGTACTTTGAGACAAGCGCCAAGGACGCCACAAACGTGGCGTTGGCCTTTGAGGAGGCGGTGCGACGTATCCTGGCGTTGGACGACAGAGCAGATCATCTGATCCACAACAACACCGTGGATTTGGAGAAAAAGACTCACCCTGATTCATCCTGCTGCTGAGAGACTCTGCCAATGTCTGATTCCACAAAAGGAGAACTGCTGACCAGTCATGATATATTTTAGATAAAAACGGACAGTTTTCCACTTTTTTATCCCATCGAGTGGCTGAAAACGCTCCTGAAGCAGCTCATATTCATTCCCTTTTGTAAACATAATTCATAatttagataaaaaaacaacaaacaaaacagctgtttgAAATAATATTTCTCACATTTTATAGCTGTATTTGTTAGTGACGAGCCTCAGACATCAAAATTTAAGAAGGTTTAACAACATTTTTGACGTTTGAACCCACAAAGCAGAAGTTCTCAGattattttctgccttttgaAGCACTGAAGTAGTTTTAGAAACACTCACTAACACATTTGAAATAGAGTACGAACCAGCTGCTGCTCCCAAAACGACCAccagtgcaaaaaaaacaaagtgccTGAAAGTTTTACGATTTGCAATTTTACAGATTATTGATTCAAAGACCAAAAATAGAACATTTTCCAACTACAATGAACGCTTGACACCAAATATGAAGGTActttaaatctgtgtgtgtccgtctgcTGTGTAAATCAgtgagctgtttttatttatctgtgcaTTTTGATAATCTGTGTTTCTCCAAATAGGAGAAGTTAAGTTATTTTTGCCATATTTATGGATCACAGCAAAAAATCCCTGATG is a window of Echeneis naucrates chromosome 2, fEcheNa1.1, whole genome shotgun sequence DNA encoding:
- the LOC115055512 gene encoding ras-related protein Rab-9A-like isoform X1; translation: MTPNTREAMTSKSTLLKVILLGDGGVGKSSLMNRFVTNKFDSHLFHTIGVEFLNKELEVDGQHVTLQIWDTAGQERFRSLRTPFYRGSDCCLLTFSLDDGQSFSNLDNWKKEFTYYADVKDPDNFPFVVLGNKLDAPERQVSGEDVRQWCHKNGGQPYFETSAKDATNVALAFEEAVRRILALDDRADHLIHNNTVDLEKKTHPDSSCC
- the LOC115055512 gene encoding ras-related protein Rab-9A-like isoform X2 — encoded protein: MTSKSTLLKVILLGDGGVGKSSLMNRFVTNKFDSHLFHTIGVEFLNKELEVDGQHVTLQIWDTAGQERFRSLRTPFYRGSDCCLLTFSLDDGQSFSNLDNWKKEFTYYADVKDPDNFPFVVLGNKLDAPERQVSGEDVRQWCHKNGGQPYFETSAKDATNVALAFEEAVRRILALDDRADHLIHNNTVDLEKKTHPDSSCC